The following is a genomic window from Panulirus ornatus isolate Po-2019 chromosome 16, ASM3632096v1, whole genome shotgun sequence.
GCATTTTGTAGGAACTACTGTTGTTACAGGTGCTCATTGGCCCTCTTACACTGAATGTAAAGTAGGGAAGTCATCCATGTGATAATCATGTAGCCTGTGACTTGAAATTAATTGTTAAATTGTGTTCAGGTGCGGCTGAGGTCGTGGtgcgtgagggtggtggtagtgagccaCGACCCggccttcctttcctccttcgcCGAGTTctccctcaagggccgcctcctggTGTGGGCCACCAGGCTGCTGGTGGTCACCAGTCTCACCCTCCCACAGCTCTACGCCCTCCTGCCTGCctactggaccttctctatgatgAACACCATCTTCCTGAACATGGAAGATACATCATCCAGCCTCAGGTGATGTTGGAGAGCTTGCGTCTCAACATTCGACATTATGTACATAGaacaattcttttttcattctgtaaggGAAACCATCTACCCTTAGGTGGTTAAACAGCGACTGTCTCATACTGTGCCTTGAGGACACACCTCGTAACTTTAGATACTATACAGTAAATGCTATTTTTCTAAGCCTGAATGACAAACTGCTACCTTTATATGATACCCAAAGTGATCATACTTCCCCTTAATAGGACGACACACCATTCAGCCTCAGATGATTTGCATGGTATCTATATATGTTTCCTAAGCATATGTTAACCCATCTCAGGTGCGCCATTGGGTATCATATCTCTCAGATTAATCAGCAAATACGCTACGGTTTACGCTAatatatggatgctatattcaaGCACAAATCTTCCTCCCCATCTAACATGGGGAGTCACTTCCTCCATTAGGAATACAAAATAGATAGAAGATAATGACCACCGTCCTGTCAGTTATCCGAGGTGCCTAGCGACGTGACCCCCCAAACAGTTTTCAGGTTAGGTGCTCAATGTGATTCCCCTTTCGTTGATGTTCACATCAGTGATGAACACGACACTCTTTTCCCATGTCAGTTTAGAGTGAGCCTACGTGATGTACGGCCAGTGAATGCCCTGAGCACTAGAAAGTGAGTGTTATACAGTCCTTCAAATAAAAATCCTTTAAGAAACGATTCAAACCTGGACTTGGACACTCGAAGACTGCGACAAATACTGGCCAATAACGATTATAGCAGCACAGACGGCGAGGAAGCTCTAAGATTATGAAGTATTTGAACACGTCCCTTAAGAACCTTAGCTTCAACACCCAGTACACCATTATGGTCAAACCATGATTTTGTAACCAAATGTCCCTTACGACGAGATTGTCTGCCAAAAGGCTAAGCTGGAGGTTGTGATTCACCGGAGGAAAATACAGTTAAGGATAAAGAGTCATGTGAGTTACGTACGTGAggtcaagtgttatatgtgacatggcaggggtgcgtgttggtGGACTGAATCCCAGCAATCCATATGgaggtgaggcaaaaagaaaagacactaACCTTGGAAAAGGAAGGGAACATACCAGAGTGGGAAAGAGAATAATGAGATATTTCAAAACTATTCGTGGCGAATACAGATCACGTTTTCTTGACACAGACACGTTAGCATAAAGAAAGCCAACATATATCAAGCCTTCTGCTACCTTTAATAAAAAAAACTACAAGTATGATTAAGCAACAGTGAATAATCTCTGCCTGACGTATCAAAACAAAGttactttttgaaaaaaaaaacatttactgtCGAAAAAAAGTTCAAATATTTCATGTACTGAAGGTGAATCTCTTCTATTTCTCCAAAGGTACAGACTGTACACTTATCTGCCCTACGGCCCAGGCGGAGCCCAAGTGCTGCGGATGGCCATCTGGTCACCGAAACAAGGCATCGTGCTCCTCGCTGGCCTGTCCCTCTTCCCCGATAAATTCTTGAAGTATGTTTGTCGTAGGCGTTTTCTGTCTTTACCAATTATATCACACTCTGACGTTTAGTATAACTAGATGACATTATGACCAAAACAGAATGGCATATCTGAGTATTCCGTCTCTCCCTTTGATGTGGATTTGTATTATCTTGCGTATCTAGCGGTAGAGATCCAGACCCAAAATGGAACAGAGATCAagtgtcccccccaaaaaaacaagtCAATCTTGTACACTGCAACGTCTTTCGAACTCCAGCAATTCTTTCAGACTTACTAGATTCTCATCAACCATGgttttcacacactcacacatcatgATGCTAATGATACCGGAATCATAGATTAAGTTAGCAACACTTTGTGTTCCATGAGAGTCAAACAACAACAATGTGAGACTACGATCAGTAAGTTACACTAAATCATAAATGCATGTCCGCACTTCTATCATTTAGGTGCTGTGGCAGTCAACAAAAATGAACAATTTGAGGTATAACTCAGTCAATTTGCAGTCAGTCTGCTTTTAACACAATCCTGTTTTCTCCCCCTTAAGCTTCTACGGAGCCCAGGTGAACGTGACCGTCCTACCATGGCCGCCCTAttgggatgaggaggatgaggaggcgcCTGACGGAACCGTCGTgaggaggtactcaggcagtgaCTACCTCACCCTCCAAGCCATCGCTGAAGCTCTCAATTTCATCATTTACGTCGTCCCTATAACCACGTGGTATGAGGTAACTAACGCACGAGGTAAAAGCTTTTATGACATTTGGAAAGTACTGTTGACGCTTCACCAGTCATAGTTGAGTACTTCCAATGAACTGAATCACTCATAACAGACAGGAAAGGATTGTAAGGTTTTCAGTGTTATAACTGGATCACACTATATTATTACCCTAACATGAAACTACAATTTTCGTTATCTCGTTCCACATCTTGTGACTGAGGGGGATTTCATATTCTATCAGCTGATTGTATTATCTACAATAAGGGTTGATTTACCGTCGTGGTAATGATTCAACGATTTCCCGCTCCTCTAAGAGGAGTGGTCGAGTAAGACGCAGACTCTAAAGTCCACGACGGAATAACTCACATAGCTGTCGAAGAAATTGAAAACTCTCCGCTCACTGCAATGGATATTGGGGAGGGATCATTCTCACGAGTGTTTTTGACAAGAGACCGTCTCATGCTCACTAGTGTCTCTGATAAGAGACCGTCTTTCCGGTAACATCAGGTTCGGTCATATCAATATCAAGGTACGATTTCTCTCCCCAGGCACAGGCAAGATTGAGCGACCGGACATCATTCATCATACCCCTGAACCACATGACTCTACCAGGGCGGTGGGAGCAATACGACTTCACTCACACGTATGAGTTTACCCTCATGGCATTTAGTCTGGCCAAGCCTGGCCTCAAGCCTCGCTGGCAGAGCCTCTACTACCCGCTCACAGACGAAGTGTGGGCTGCTATTCTAGTCGTATTAATAATCATGCCTGCCTTATTGTACTTGGTAAGTTATCAGTTTATTTCTATACTTTACACTAATTATAAGACAAAATTTTTCTTACATATAAATGTTAACAGAAATataccccacaagtgtaaaactaccTCCCTGCAAATTGCAATTACAAAAACATGTCTAATTCCAGGTATTTGAAACACCCCACCTCCTTTAGGTGTTCTCAATTCAAACACACACTTCAAGTAACCTATATCTTTCTAATTTCAAAGCTATTAACATTGACTTATccatatctactctcaactttctccattcacacgctttcccaaactcagtcaccaacttctacagtttctcactcgaatctgccaccagtgctgtatcatcagcaaacatctgactcacccaccaggcacccccaccccaccaacagaCAGCGTACCTGCTCCCCTCTAAGACCCTTACAAtgacttcctcaccaccaccactaacacgcGAGAGGACAGACAATCAAAGCACGTATCACTCCATAACTAACAACGTAAACTAACGCGTCTTCAGTGGTATGGTGCAGGTGAGCGTTAGAAGAAACCTGAGAGACGGTGAGGCCAGGATGTCAATGGCGTCGGTGACGTTGGAGGTGACGGGGATGCTGGTGGGCCAGAACTTGCCACTGCGGCTCCCTGACATCAGTTCCAGCCGCCTGTTGCTGACGGTGTGGCTACTGTTTGCGTTCGTCATCGGCGTGGCTTATCGTGGTAACCTCACCGCTGCCCTCACCCTGCCCAAGTTCCCACCCCGACCAGAGACTGTAGAGCAGCTCGTTAATACTGTTGACAGGTAACTACACCTGCAAAAGTGTGTATGATCGTACCTGTGATCATTACATCACCGAAAATTGAGGTTTTGTCTAGTGTTATGACCATTCGCGACGTCAAGAAAAACAGATTCTTAGTTTtgaaatgcgtgggaaatattcagagaaagagagtgaactgtacgtggcattcatggatctggggagacaaatatatatgataGGGTCGACAGGGATGCTTCGCCGAGGGTGTCACGAATATATGAAGTGAATAAAATATTACGAAATGAAGTAATAAAGTTTAGCACTAGATTCATTAACATATAaagtaccattattattatcattttcattttatcatcatcgttacaaatatcatcattaatatcattgctGTTACCTAACAAAGTGTGAATTTCTTTCCCACCACACATAATCTTACACACAATGCACAAAAGCATACAGAAACACAAAAACGCTTACACAAAAATCTAAACCAAGACTCGTTTCTCATAAATATACGTTGCAAACTCCAAGAAAACAAATGTCAAGAAGA
Proteins encoded in this region:
- the LOC139753967 gene encoding ionotropic receptor 93a-like codes for the protein MEVTAAEDGQDANVTQPMFSHLVSQARRVRLRSWCVRVVVVSHDPAFLSSFAEFSLKGRLLVWATRLLVVTSLTLPQLYALLPAYWTFSMMNTIFLNMEDTSSSLRYRLYTYLPYGPGGAQVLRMAIWSPKQGIVLLAGLSLFPDKFLNFYGAQVNVTVLPWPPYWDEEDEEAPDGTVVRRYSGSDYLTLQAIAEALNFIIYVVPITTWYEAQARLSDRTSFIIPLNHMTLPGRWEQYDFTHTYEFTLMAFSLAKPGLKPRWQSLYYPLTDEVWAAILVVLIIMPALLYLVSVRRNLRDGEARMSMASVTLEVTGMLVGQNLPLRLPDISSSRLLLTVWLLFAFVIGVAYRGNLTAALTLPKFPPRPETVEQLVNTVDRVTAPALGREWKKFLAVSESKAFRKLAEILIPGPTPQEGLLMATKQNTAQMTDLRNMAYTIAKHFTRADGSSQLYLGREPIFPIPAGFPIPFDAPFKTQLDRNLMAIVESGLLKKWVDDTLGETRRKSQRKQREYLAQLDQEEQQRQIAEQRTESGNTITALTLTHMQGPLMLLLLSLVVSGITFMGEILAMNYTKATRTHSLSSVG